The stretch of DNA AGCGCCACGGTTCCTGCCGTCAAGGCGACGCAGGTGCACAAGGCCTTTGGTGGCCTGCACGTGCTCAAAGGCATCGATATGACGGTGATGCCCGGCACGGTGACCGTGATCCTCGGACCTTCCGGTTCCGGCAAATCCACGTTCCTCAGGCTCATCAACCAGCTTGAGACCCTGACCGGCGGCAGCATCGAGGTCGACGGCGAGCTCATCGGCTACAAGCACGTCAACCACGGCGGCAAAGACGAACTGCAGACCCTGAACGACAAGGAGATCGCCAAGCAGCGCGAGAAACTGGGGATGGTCTTCCAGCGTTTCAACCTCTTCCCGCACCGCACCGTCTTGGAGAACGTGATGGAGGCGCCCGTACACGTCGCCAAGGTGCCCAAGGCCAAGGCGAAGCAGGAGGCCATGGCCGAGCTCGAACGCGTCGGCTTGGCCGACCGTGCCGATTATTACCCGATGCAGCTTTCCGGCGGGCAGCAGCAGCGTGTGGCCATCGCCCGCGCTTTGGCGATGCACCCGGATATCATGCTTTTCGACGAGCCGACCTCGGCGCTCGACCCTGAGCTCGTGGGGGAGGTGCTCGGCGTGATGCGCTCGCTGGCCGACGCCGGCATGACCATGATCGTGGTGACCCACGAGATCGGATTCGCACGCGAAGTGGCCGACCAGGTCGTCTTCATGGACGGCGGCGTGGTCGTCGAACACGGCGGCCCCGACATCATCGACCATCCCCAGGAGCCCCGCTTCAAGGATTTCCTGAGCCACGTGCTCTGATTTGTTTTCCTTCTAAGTGTTTGTAGGTAGCTTACTGACGTGGTGGGGTGGAGATATACGATGTCCGACACGCTCCGGGCCGCTCAGGCCAAGTCTTTACGGTCTGACATCGCATATCCCCACCCCACCACTCAACCGAACTTATATTTCATAGTTTTTT from Bifidobacterium sp. ESL0800 encodes:
- a CDS encoding amino acid ABC transporter ATP-binding protein, which encodes MTTNEMKTQTQTTASQQESDSAVKAAAGSATVPAVKATQVHKAFGGLHVLKGIDMTVMPGTVTVILGPSGSGKSTFLRLINQLETLTGGSIEVDGELIGYKHVNHGGKDELQTLNDKEIAKQREKLGMVFQRFNLFPHRTVLENVMEAPVHVAKVPKAKAKQEAMAELERVGLADRADYYPMQLSGGQQQRVAIARALAMHPDIMLFDEPTSALDPELVGEVLGVMRSLADAGMTMIVVTHEIGFAREVADQVVFMDGGVVVEHGGPDIIDHPQEPRFKDFLSHVL